In Bradyrhizobium sp. G127, one genomic interval encodes:
- a CDS encoding septal ring lytic transglycosylase RlpA family protein — MIAAIKRVPGQPVKIRNASVALVAAGILALSASASEAGRKSSWRDANASIGSGRSFSGVASYYGNESGSRTASGQRFNQNAMTAAHRSLPFGTKLKVTHSGRSVVVTVNDRGPFIRGRVLDLSKGAAHAIGLTGRGVGRVVAEVQ, encoded by the coding sequence ATGATCGCTGCTATCAAGCGCGTGCCGGGGCAACCCGTGAAGATTCGGAATGCCTCTGTCGCGCTGGTCGCTGCCGGAATCCTGGCACTCAGCGCGTCCGCCAGTGAAGCTGGACGCAAATCTTCCTGGCGCGACGCAAACGCCTCGATCGGCTCCGGCCGGAGCTTCTCTGGCGTGGCTTCCTACTACGGCAACGAATCCGGTAGCCGGACCGCTTCAGGGCAGCGCTTCAACCAGAACGCCATGACTGCCGCCCACCGCAGCCTGCCGTTCGGCACCAAGCTCAAGGTCACGCATAGCGGCCGCAGCGTGGTCGTCACCGTCAATGACCGCGGCCCCTTCATTCGTGGCCGCGTACTTGATTTGTCGAAAGGCGCCGCTCACGCCATCGGCCTGACCGGCCGCGGCGTCGGTCGCGTGGTCGCAGAAGTTCAGTAA
- a CDS encoding DUF4337 domain-containing protein codes for MGAHESMEHAEHAEHASGSNKNIALLIAVIALFLAFSETLGKGAQTESISKNVEASNLWAFFQAKSIRRTVVQSVSEHAKLSLGLSGDDAQKAALTKQIDDWTKTAARYRSEPETGEGSEQLAARAKEAEHARDLAMARYHHYEVASAAFQIGIVLASATIITGMIALAWVSGLLALAGIAFTAIGLFAPHAVHLM; via the coding sequence ATGGGCGCACACGAAAGCATGGAGCACGCCGAGCATGCCGAACACGCATCCGGCTCCAACAAGAACATTGCACTGCTGATTGCAGTGATCGCGCTGTTCCTCGCCTTCTCGGAGACACTCGGCAAGGGCGCCCAGACCGAGTCGATCAGCAAGAACGTCGAGGCTTCGAATCTGTGGGCCTTCTTCCAAGCGAAGAGCATCCGCCGCACCGTGGTGCAGTCGGTGTCCGAACACGCCAAGCTCAGCCTTGGGCTTTCCGGCGACGACGCGCAGAAGGCCGCGCTGACCAAGCAGATCGACGACTGGACCAAGACCGCGGCGCGTTATCGCTCCGAGCCGGAGACCGGCGAGGGCTCCGAGCAACTGGCCGCGCGCGCCAAGGAAGCGGAACACGCACGCGACCTCGCCATGGCGCGCTATCACCACTACGAGGTGGCTTCGGCTGCTTTCCAGATCGGCATCGTGCTGGCTTCGGCGACCATCATCACCGGCATGATCGCGCTGGCCTGGGTCTCCGGCCTGCTGGCGCTGGCGGGTATCGCATTCACCGCGATCGGCCTGTTCGCTCCGCATGCCGTGCATCTAATGTAG
- a CDS encoding divergent polysaccharide deacetylase family protein, with the protein MTTDDLSAPLGQDPPRKRRYRLPFTAPQAIAALFGLFLTVFLGFAIFNHDPMGGEPLAKVAYDPATLPGEKAAQQQAGAAPPSAPKEAPASAREPTAGQQTVTIIDGSSGARQSVIVGTAADVPVKADGPPAGTAGINPKLLESSRYGMIPVAADGLKPFRAYAAGSDAERAVAGKTPVIAIVVSGLGVGAAKTSDAITKLPGAVTLAFTPYGSDPGKLVERARAQKHEVLLQVPMEPFDYPDNDPGPQTLLTTLAADQNSDRLAWHMSRFQGYVGIANFMGSRFVATDAAMQPVVKEAARRGLAWLDDGSAPRSVARVIAEGQAMPFAKADLTIDTVPTVAEIDRSLARLEALAKERGSAVGIASALPISIERIGTWAKQLEGKGVLLVPLTTAMLKPKSS; encoded by the coding sequence GTGACCACCGACGATCTGAGCGCTCCGCTCGGACAGGATCCGCCGCGCAAGCGGCGATACCGGCTTCCGTTCACGGCACCGCAGGCGATTGCGGCGCTGTTCGGGCTGTTTCTGACCGTCTTTCTCGGCTTCGCAATCTTCAACCACGACCCGATGGGCGGCGAGCCACTGGCGAAGGTCGCCTACGATCCCGCTACGCTACCCGGTGAGAAGGCCGCACAGCAGCAGGCCGGCGCTGCTCCCCCGTCAGCGCCCAAGGAAGCCCCTGCAAGCGCCCGAGAGCCCACCGCCGGGCAACAGACTGTCACCATCATCGACGGCTCGAGCGGCGCCCGGCAAAGCGTCATTGTCGGTACCGCGGCAGACGTTCCGGTGAAAGCGGACGGGCCGCCGGCCGGGACGGCCGGCATCAATCCGAAGCTGCTTGAGAGTTCACGCTATGGCATGATTCCGGTGGCGGCCGACGGGTTGAAGCCGTTCCGGGCCTATGCTGCCGGCAGCGACGCCGAGCGAGCGGTCGCCGGCAAGACCCCCGTCATCGCCATTGTCGTATCCGGCCTTGGCGTGGGTGCCGCCAAAACCAGCGATGCGATTACCAAGCTGCCCGGCGCGGTGACGCTGGCTTTCACCCCTTATGGCTCGGATCCCGGCAAGCTGGTCGAGCGGGCGCGCGCGCAGAAGCACGAAGTTTTGCTGCAAGTGCCGATGGAGCCGTTCGACTATCCCGACAACGATCCCGGTCCACAGACGCTGCTCACCACGCTGGCTGCCGATCAGAACTCCGACCGGCTGGCGTGGCACATGAGCCGGTTTCAGGGCTATGTCGGAATCGCCAATTTCATGGGCTCGCGTTTCGTCGCGACCGACGCGGCAATGCAGCCGGTCGTCAAGGAAGCGGCCCGGCGCGGCCTCGCCTGGCTGGATGATGGCAGCGCGCCGCGAAGTGTCGCGCGCGTGATCGCCGAGGGTCAGGCGATGCCGTTTGCAAAAGCCGACCTGACCATCGACACCGTACCGACGGTGGCGGAAATCGACCGGTCACTTGCGCGGCTGGAGGCGCTGGCGAAGGAGCGCGGGTCCGCCGTGGGTATCGCGTCGGCACTGCCGATCTCCATCGAACGGATCGGAACCTGGGCAAAGCAGCTTGAGGGCAAGGGCGTCCTGCTGGTGCCGTTGACAACGGCGATGCTGAAACCAAAATCTAGCTAG
- a CDS encoding F0F1 ATP synthase subunit epsilon codes for MATFHFDLVSPEKIAFSGEVEQVDIPGVEGDFGVMAGHAPLVATVRPGIMTVTVGGKHEKIIVLGGLAEISDKGLTVLADTATSIAELDRELFAQQIAEMEEGLKEEEGDALDRAITRLDHFKVIQQQIISTAMH; via the coding sequence ATGGCCACCTTTCATTTCGATCTCGTGTCGCCGGAAAAGATCGCCTTCTCGGGTGAAGTCGAGCAGGTCGATATTCCAGGCGTCGAAGGCGACTTTGGCGTGATGGCCGGTCATGCGCCGCTGGTGGCGACCGTTCGCCCCGGCATCATGACCGTCACGGTCGGCGGCAAGCACGAGAAGATCATCGTGCTCGGCGGCCTTGCGGAAATTTCGGACAAGGGCCTCACGGTGCTTGCCGACACCGCGACCTCGATCGCGGAACTGGATCGCGAACTGTTCGCGCAGCAGATCGCCGAGATGGAAGAGGGGCTGAAGGAAGAAGAGGGCGACGCGCTCGATCGCGCCATCACCCGCCTCGATCACTTCAAGGTCATTCAGCAGCAGATCATCTCGACCGCTATGCATTGA
- a CDS encoding primosomal protein N' yields the protein MARRVVDVLVPVALNQTYSYRVPDDVDLKPGDVVSVPLGPREVTAVVWADNPNPDPRLHNRLKDTGEKLDVPPLKPELRGFVDWVANYTLSARGMVLRMTLRMGEHLGPERVRMGVRLVGAPPQRMTSARHRVIELLSDGLLHAKSEAAKEAGVSAGVIDGLVDEGTLVTEAMPRDLAPPAPDPSFAEPDFSPEQRVAADTMKELASKDEFQVALLDGVTGSGKTEVYFEAVAEVIRRGRQAMILMPEIALTGQFLDRFAARFGVRPIEWHSELTPRTRARNWAAVASGDAQVIVGARSALFLPYANLGLIIVDEEHDQAYKQDEGVHYHARDMAVVRGSIAKIPVVLCSATPSVETEVNARKGRYRRVVLPSRFGGQHMPHIEAIDLRREGPQRGKFISPRLAEEIKIAVERKEQALLFLNRRGYAPLTLCRACGHRFACTICDAWLVDHRFRQRLVCHHCGFSMPRPHQCPHCGAEESLAAIGPGVERLQEEAAALFPDARTMVLSSDLITDIETMRSELNEIAEGRVDIIIGTQLVAKGHNFPRLNLVGVVDADLGLGNGDPRAAERTFQLLNQVIGRAGREQGRGVGYLQTHQPEHPVMKALVACDREAFYASEIEARERALYPPFGRLASLIISAGDRPAAEGFARKLAAIAPLDERIQVLGPAEAPLAVIKGRYRFRILVKAARAVDLSAYMRDWLAAGPKTTGNLKLEVDIDPQSFL from the coding sequence ATGGCAAGACGAGTTGTCGACGTTCTTGTCCCGGTGGCCCTGAACCAGACCTATTCCTATCGCGTTCCTGACGATGTTGACCTGAAACCCGGCGACGTGGTCAGCGTGCCGCTCGGACCGCGCGAAGTCACGGCCGTAGTCTGGGCCGACAACCCGAACCCCGATCCCAGGCTGCACAACCGGCTGAAGGACACTGGCGAGAAGCTCGACGTTCCGCCACTGAAGCCCGAACTGCGCGGCTTCGTCGACTGGGTCGCCAACTACACGCTCTCGGCGCGCGGCATGGTGTTGCGCATGACCCTGCGTATGGGCGAGCATCTCGGTCCGGAGCGCGTGCGCATGGGCGTGCGGCTTGTCGGCGCGCCGCCGCAGCGCATGACCAGTGCGCGGCATCGCGTGATTGAACTCCTGTCTGATGGCTTGCTGCATGCGAAGTCCGAAGCGGCGAAGGAAGCCGGTGTCAGCGCCGGCGTGATTGACGGCCTTGTCGATGAAGGCACGCTGGTTACGGAGGCGATGCCGCGGGATCTCGCGCCGCCTGCGCCGGATCCGTCCTTTGCCGAACCGGATTTTTCGCCGGAGCAGCGCGTCGCCGCCGACACGATGAAGGAGCTCGCGTCGAAAGACGAATTTCAGGTCGCGCTGCTCGACGGCGTCACGGGTTCAGGCAAGACCGAAGTCTACTTCGAGGCGGTGGCTGAAGTCATCCGGCGCGGCAGGCAGGCGATGATCCTGATGCCGGAGATCGCGCTGACCGGGCAGTTTCTCGATCGCTTCGCGGCACGCTTCGGCGTGCGTCCGATCGAATGGCATTCCGAACTGACGCCGCGCACCCGCGCGCGCAACTGGGCGGCGGTGGCGTCCGGCGACGCGCAGGTGATCGTCGGCGCGCGCTCGGCGCTGTTCCTGCCCTACGCCAATCTCGGGTTGATCATCGTCGATGAAGAGCATGATCAGGCCTACAAGCAGGACGAGGGCGTGCATTATCATGCGCGCGACATGGCGGTGGTGCGCGGGTCAATCGCGAAGATTCCCGTGGTGCTGTGTTCGGCGACGCCGTCGGTGGAAACCGAAGTCAATGCGCGCAAGGGCCGCTACAGGCGCGTGGTGCTGCCCTCGCGATTCGGCGGCCAGCACATGCCGCATATCGAGGCGATCGATTTGAGGCGTGAGGGCCCGCAGCGCGGCAAATTCATTTCCCCGCGGCTGGCCGAAGAAATCAAGATCGCGGTGGAGCGCAAGGAACAGGCGTTGCTGTTTCTCAACCGCCGTGGCTATGCGCCGCTGACGTTGTGTCGCGCCTGCGGGCATCGCTTCGCCTGCACCATCTGCGATGCGTGGCTGGTGGATCATCGTTTCAGGCAAAGACTCGTGTGTCACCATTGCGGCTTCTCGATGCCGCGTCCGCATCAGTGCCCGCATTGCGGCGCGGAGGAATCGCTGGCCGCCATCGGCCCCGGCGTCGAGCGCTTGCAGGAAGAAGCCGCCGCGCTGTTTCCCGATGCGCGCACCATGGTGCTGTCGAGCGATCTCATCACCGACATCGAGACCATGCGCTCGGAACTGAACGAAATCGCGGAAGGTCGCGTCGACATCATCATCGGCACGCAGCTTGTGGCGAAGGGACATAACTTCCCGCGCCTCAATCTTGTCGGTGTGGTGGACGCCGATCTCGGCCTCGGCAACGGCGATCCGCGCGCCGCCGAGCGCACATTCCAGTTGCTCAATCAGGTGATCGGCCGCGCCGGCCGCGAGCAGGGCCGCGGTGTCGGCTATCTGCAAACCCATCAGCCGGAACATCCGGTGATGAAGGCGCTGGTGGCGTGCGACCGCGAGGCATTTTACGCCAGCGAGATCGAGGCGCGCGAACGTGCGCTGTATCCGCCATTCGGCCGGCTGGCGTCCTTGATCATTTCAGCAGGCGATCGCCCGGCGGCGGAAGGGTTTGCGCGCAAGCTCGCGGCCATTGCGCCGCTCGACGAGCGCATTCAGGTGCTCGGCCCTGCGGAAGCGCCGCTCGCGGTCATCAAGGGCCGCTATCGGTTTCGGATTCTGGTGAAGGCTGCGCGCGCCGTCGATTTGTCGGCCTATATGCGCGACTGGCTCGCGGCAGGTCCGAAGACAACCGGCAATCTCAAGCTCGAAGTCGACATCGATCCGCAAAGTTTCTTGTAG
- a CDS encoding F0F1 ATP synthase subunit delta, protein MAAEDPSVSGVSGRYATALFELARDQKSVDAVKADLDRFSTMLADSPDLLRLVRSPVFTADAQAKALGAVLAKAGIGGIAANFLKVLTANRRLFAVDDVIRAFRALVAKFKGEATAEVTVAEPLSDKNLDALKAALKSVSGKDVDLNVKVDPSIIGGLVVKLGSRMVDSSLRTKLNSIKHAMKEAG, encoded by the coding sequence GTGGCAGCTGAAGATCCCTCCGTATCTGGCGTGTCCGGCCGTTATGCAACGGCCCTTTTCGAACTGGCGCGCGACCAGAAATCCGTCGACGCCGTCAAGGCGGATCTCGACAGGTTTTCCACGATGCTGGCCGACAGCCCCGATCTCCTGAGATTGGTGCGCAGCCCGGTGTTCACCGCCGACGCGCAGGCCAAGGCGCTTGGCGCTGTGCTTGCCAAGGCGGGCATCGGAGGCATTGCCGCGAATTTCCTCAAGGTCCTGACTGCCAATCGCCGGCTGTTCGCCGTGGATGATGTCATCAGGGCGTTCCGTGCGCTGGTCGCCAAGTTCAAGGGCGAGGCCACCGCGGAAGTCACCGTCGCCGAGCCGCTCAGCGACAAGAATCTCGACGCTCTCAAGGCCGCGCTGAAATCAGTGTCGGGCAAGGACGTCGATCTCAACGTGAAGGTCGATCCGTCGATCATCGGCGGGCTTGTCGTCAAGCTCGGCAGCCGCATGGTGGACAGCTCGCTTCGCACCAAACTCAATTCGATCAAGCACGCGATGAAAGAGGCAGGCTGA
- the atpD gene encoding F0F1 ATP synthase subunit beta: MASPANQTGRISQVIGAVVDVKFDGYLPAILNAIETKNGNNRLVLEVAQHLGESTVRAIAMDTTEGLVRGQEVTDTGAPIMVPVGAGTLGRIMNVIGEPVDEQGPVKAEGTRAIHQEAPSYTDQSTEAEILVTGIKVVDLLAPYAKGGKIGLFGGAGVGKTVLIQELINNVAKAHGGYSVFAGVGERTREGNDLYHEFIESGVNKEGGGEGSKCALVYGQMNEPPGARARVGLTGLTVAEHFRDQGQDVLFFVDNIFRFTQAGSEVSALLGRIPSAVGYQPTLATDMGALQERITTTNKGSITSVQAIYVPADDLTDPAPATSFAHLDATTVLNRAISEKGIYPAVDPLDSTSRMLSPLIVGEEHYQTARLVQQVLQRYKSLQDIIAILGMDELSEEDKLTVARARKVERFLSQPFHVAEIFTGSPGKFVDLADTIKGFKDLCNGKYDHLPEAAFYMVGTIEEAVEKGKKLAAEAA, encoded by the coding sequence ATGGCATCACCCGCCAACCAGACCGGACGCATTTCGCAGGTTATCGGCGCCGTCGTCGACGTGAAGTTCGACGGCTATCTGCCGGCCATTCTCAACGCCATCGAGACCAAGAACGGCAACAACCGTCTGGTGCTCGAAGTCGCGCAGCACCTCGGTGAATCCACGGTGCGCGCCATTGCGATGGACACCACCGAGGGTCTGGTGCGCGGTCAGGAAGTCACCGACACCGGCGCGCCGATCATGGTGCCGGTCGGCGCCGGCACGCTCGGCCGTATCATGAACGTCATCGGCGAACCGGTGGACGAGCAGGGCCCGGTGAAAGCCGAAGGCACCCGCGCGATCCATCAGGAAGCGCCGAGCTATACCGATCAGTCGACCGAGGCTGAAATTCTCGTCACCGGCATCAAGGTCGTCGACCTGCTCGCGCCTTATGCCAAGGGCGGCAAGATCGGCCTGTTCGGCGGCGCCGGCGTCGGCAAGACCGTTCTCATTCAGGAACTGATCAACAACGTCGCCAAGGCGCACGGCGGTTACTCGGTGTTCGCAGGCGTGGGTGAGCGAACCCGCGAAGGCAACGACCTCTATCACGAGTTCATCGAATCCGGCGTCAACAAGGAAGGCGGCGGCGAAGGTTCGAAGTGCGCCCTCGTGTACGGCCAGATGAACGAGCCTCCGGGTGCACGCGCGCGTGTCGGCCTCACCGGCCTGACTGTCGCCGAGCACTTCCGCGATCAGGGCCAGGACGTGCTGTTCTTCGTCGATAACATTTTCCGCTTCACCCAGGCAGGTTCGGAAGTGTCCGCTCTGCTTGGCCGTATTCCTTCGGCGGTGGGTTATCAGCCGACGCTCGCGACCGACATGGGCGCGCTGCAGGAGCGCATCACCACCACCAACAAGGGCTCGATCACCTCGGTGCAGGCGATTTACGTTCCGGCCGACGACTTGACCGACCCGGCGCCTGCAACCTCGTTCGCCCACTTGGACGCGACGACGGTGCTGAACCGCGCAATTTCGGAAAAGGGCATCTATCCGGCGGTGGACCCGCTCGACTCGACCTCGCGCATGCTGTCGCCGCTGATTGTCGGCGAAGAGCATTACCAGACCGCGCGTCTCGTGCAGCAGGTGCTCCAGCGCTACAAGTCGCTCCAGGACATCATCGCCATTCTTGGCATGGATGAATTGTCGGAGGAGGACAAGCTGACCGTGGCCCGCGCCCGCAAGGTCGAGCGCTTCCTGTCGCAGCCGTTCCACGTCGCTGAAATCTTCACCGGCTCGCCGGGCAAGTTCGTCGACCTCGCCGACACCATCAAGGGCTTCAAGGATCTCTGCAACGGCAAGTACGATCACCTGCCGGAAGCCGCGTTCTACATGGTCGGCACCATCGAAGAAGCCGTCGAGAAGGGCAAGAAGCTCGCGGCGGAAGCGGCCTGA
- a CDS encoding F0F1 ATP synthase subunit gamma, producing the protein MASLKDMRVRIASTKATQKITKAMQMVAASKLRRAQTAAEAARPYAERMDAVITNIAGAATGSGTAPALLAGTGNDKVHLLLVCTGERGLSGAFNSSIVRLARERALALMNQGKEVKIFCVGRKGYEQLRRQFERQIVGHTELRSVKVLGFKNAEDIAKKIIAMFDAGEFDVCTLFYSRFKSVIAQVPTAQQIIPLVIEQKEAATGAASVYDYEPAEDEILSSLLPRNLAVQIFRALLENNASFYGAQMSAMDNATRNAGDMIRKQTLIYNRTRQAMITKELIEIISGAEAI; encoded by the coding sequence ATGGCGTCTCTCAAGGACATGCGTGTCCGCATCGCCTCGACCAAGGCGACGCAGAAGATCACCAAGGCCATGCAGATGGTTGCGGCGTCCAAGTTGCGCCGTGCCCAGACCGCGGCCGAAGCCGCGCGCCCCTATGCCGAGCGCATGGACGCGGTGATCACGAATATTGCGGGCGCGGCTACCGGTTCCGGCACGGCGCCGGCACTGCTGGCCGGCACCGGCAATGACAAGGTTCACCTGCTGCTGGTCTGCACCGGCGAGCGCGGCCTGTCCGGCGCGTTCAATTCGTCGATCGTGCGGCTTGCGCGCGAGCGTGCGCTGGCGCTGATGAACCAGGGCAAGGAAGTCAAAATCTTCTGCGTCGGCCGCAAGGGCTACGAGCAGCTGCGCCGCCAGTTCGAGAGGCAGATCGTCGGCCATACCGAGCTTCGCTCGGTAAAGGTTCTCGGCTTCAAGAATGCTGAAGACATCGCGAAGAAAATCATCGCGATGTTCGATGCAGGCGAGTTCGACGTCTGCACGCTGTTCTATTCGCGTTTCAAGTCGGTGATAGCGCAGGTTCCGACCGCGCAACAGATCATTCCGCTTGTGATCGAACAGAAGGAAGCCGCGACCGGTGCGGCGTCGGTTTACGACTACGAGCCGGCTGAGGACGAAATTCTGTCGAGCCTGCTGCCGCGGAATCTCGCGGTGCAGATTTTCCGCGCACTGCTCGAGAACAACGCATCGTTCTACGGCGCGCAGATGAGCGCGATGGACAACGCGACCCGCAACGCCGGCGACATGATCCGCAAGCAGACGCTGATCTACAACCGCACCCGCCAGGCGATGATTACCAAGGAACTGATCGAAATCATCTCCGGCGCCGAAGCCATCTGA
- a CDS encoding tyrosine recombinase XerC: MAKAAKASRPADSGVQLTCAAPDLMAEIAQWLSHLRAERRLSPKTLEAYARDLRQCLVFLSEHWGGLVTLKQFAAIEATDVRAFMSSRRADDIGGRSLMRALAGLRSFGRFLEREGKGKVGALSAIRAPKIGKSLPKPIQMASAKQMTDADIRAGENREPWIWARDAAVMALLYGSGLRISEALGLVRRDVPLPGKGDVIVVTGKGNKTRMVPVLQNVLALIQDYVAMCPHTIAPDGPIFVGARGGPLSPRIIQLTMERLRGALGLPDSATPHALRHSFATHLLTRGGDLRAIQELLGHSSLSTTQIYTGVDADRLLDVYKTAHPRA, from the coding sequence ATGGCAAAGGCCGCCAAAGCAAGCCGTCCAGCGGACAGCGGAGTGCAGTTGACCTGCGCCGCGCCGGACCTGATGGCCGAGATCGCGCAGTGGCTGTCGCATTTGCGAGCCGAGCGGCGGCTGTCGCCCAAGACGCTGGAAGCTTATGCGCGCGACCTGCGCCAGTGCCTGGTGTTCCTGAGCGAGCACTGGGGCGGCCTCGTCACCCTGAAACAATTTGCAGCCATTGAGGCCACCGACGTGCGCGCCTTCATGTCATCCCGCCGTGCCGACGACATCGGCGGCCGCTCGCTGATGCGCGCACTGGCGGGCTTGCGTTCGTTCGGACGATTCCTGGAGCGCGAAGGCAAGGGCAAGGTCGGCGCGCTGTCGGCGATCCGCGCGCCGAAGATCGGCAAGAGCCTGCCAAAGCCGATTCAAATGGCCTCGGCAAAACAGATGACTGACGCCGATATCCGCGCCGGTGAAAATCGCGAACCGTGGATCTGGGCGCGCGACGCCGCGGTGATGGCGCTGCTTTATGGGTCAGGCCTGCGTATTTCCGAAGCGCTCGGTCTGGTCCGGCGCGACGTGCCTTTGCCCGGCAAGGGCGACGTGATCGTGGTTACCGGCAAGGGCAACAAGACGCGGATGGTGCCGGTGCTGCAAAACGTGCTGGCTCTGATTCAGGACTATGTCGCGATGTGTCCGCACACGATCGCGCCGGACGGTCCGATTTTCGTCGGCGCACGCGGCGGTCCGCTCAGTCCTCGCATCATCCAGTTGACCATGGAGCGGCTGCGCGGCGCACTCGGACTGCCCGACAGCGCCACTCCGCACGCGCTGCGCCATTCCTTCGCCACACATCTCCTGACGCGCGGCGGCGACCTCCGCGCCATTCAGGAATTGCTCGGCCACTCGTCGCTTTCGACCACGCAGATCTACACCGGCGTCGATGCCGACCGGCTGCTCGACGTCTACAAGACGGCCCATCCGCGCGCATGA
- the atpA gene encoding F0F1 ATP synthase subunit alpha encodes MDIRAAEISAILKDQIKNFGQEAEVSEVGQVLSVGDGIARVYGLDNVQAGEMVEFENGTRGMALNLESDNVGIVIFGADREIKEGQTVKRTRAIVDTPVGKGLLGRVVDALGNPIDGKGPIQATERKRVDVKAPGIIPRKSVNEPMATGLKAIDALIPVGRGQRELIIGDRQTGKTAIALDTILNQKPLNVAGAPEGQKLYCVYVAIGQKRSTVAQFVKVLEEQGALEYSIVVAATASDPAPMQYLAPFTGCTMGEYFRDNGMHAVIIYDDLSKQAVAYRQMSLLLRRPPGREAYPGDVFYLHSRLLERAAKLNDSQGNGSLTALPVIETQANDVSAYIPTNVISITDGQIFLETDLFFQGIRPAVNVGLSVSRVGSAAQTKAMKKVAGKIKGELAQYREMAAFAQFGSDLDASTQRLLARGSRLTELLKQPQFSPLKMEEQVAVIYAGVNGYLDGIPVNKVRAFEDGLLSLLRGKHVDILNAIRDSKDLSDDSAGKLKGVVEGYTKTFA; translated from the coding sequence ATGGACATCCGCGCCGCGGAAATTTCCGCAATCCTCAAGGACCAGATCAAGAATTTCGGCCAGGAAGCCGAAGTCTCGGAAGTCGGTCAGGTTCTCTCGGTCGGCGACGGCATTGCCCGCGTCTACGGTCTGGACAACGTCCAGGCCGGTGAGATGGTCGAATTCGAGAACGGCACGCGCGGCATGGCGCTCAACCTCGAAAGCGACAACGTCGGCATCGTGATCTTCGGCGCTGACCGCGAGATCAAGGAAGGCCAGACGGTCAAGCGCACGCGCGCCATCGTGGATACGCCGGTCGGCAAGGGCCTTCTGGGCCGCGTCGTCGACGCACTCGGCAATCCGATCGACGGCAAGGGTCCGATCCAGGCGACCGAGCGCAAGCGCGTGGACGTCAAGGCGCCCGGCATCATTCCGCGCAAGTCGGTGAACGAGCCGATGGCGACCGGCCTCAAGGCCATCGACGCCCTGATCCCCGTCGGACGCGGCCAGCGTGAGCTGATCATCGGCGACCGCCAGACCGGCAAGACCGCGATCGCGCTCGACACCATTCTCAACCAGAAGCCGCTCAACGTCGCCGGCGCGCCGGAAGGCCAGAAGCTGTATTGCGTTTATGTCGCGATCGGCCAGAAGCGTTCAACCGTCGCGCAGTTCGTGAAGGTGCTCGAAGAGCAGGGCGCGCTGGAATATTCCATCGTCGTCGCCGCTACCGCGTCGGACCCCGCGCCGATGCAGTATCTCGCGCCGTTCACCGGCTGCACCATGGGCGAGTACTTCCGCGACAACGGCATGCACGCCGTCATCATCTATGACGACTTGTCCAAGCAGGCCGTTGCCTATCGCCAGATGTCGCTGCTGCTGCGCCGTCCGCCGGGCCGCGAAGCCTATCCGGGCGACGTATTCTATCTGCATTCGCGCCTGCTCGAGCGCGCCGCGAAGCTCAATGACAGTCAGGGCAATGGTTCGCTGACCGCGCTGCCGGTCATTGAAACCCAGGCCAACGACGTGTCGGCCTACATTCCGACCAACGTGATCTCGATCACCGACGGTCAGATCTTCCTCGAAACCGACCTGTTCTTCCAGGGCATCCGTCCTGCGGTGAACGTCGGTCTGTCGGTGTCCCGCGTGGGATCTGCCGCGCAGACCAAGGCGATGAAGAAGGTCGCCGGCAAGATCAAGGGCGAGCTGGCGCAGTACCGCGAAATGGCGGCGTTCGCGCAGTTCGGCTCCGACCTCGACGCGTCGACGCAGCGCCTCCTGGCGCGCGGCTCGCGCCTCACCGAACTTCTGAAGCAGCCGCAGTTCTCGCCGTTGAAGATGGAAGAGCAGGTCGCGGTGATCTACGCCGGCGTCAACGGCTATCTCGACGGCATTCCGGTCAACAAGGTGCGTGCGTTCGAGGACGGCCTGCTGTCCCTGCTGCGCGGCAAGCATGTCGACATTCTCAACGCGATCCGCGACTCGAAGGATCTGTCCGACGACAGCGCCGGCAAGCTCAAGGGCGTGGTCGAAGGCTACACCAAGACATTCGCTTAA
- a CDS encoding RNA pyrophosphohydrolase, giving the protein MARYDDLPYRTCVGITLINAHGLVFIGRRIGGPEHVDQTHVWQMPQGGVDAGEDTWAAAKRELYEETNVKSVEKLGEVKDWLTYDIPRTVAGRAWKGRFRGQKQKWYALRFTGKDSEINVASPAGHKPEFIDWRWEPMKNLPELIVPFKRPVYERVVEEFLPLT; this is encoded by the coding sequence ATGGCGCGTTACGACGATCTGCCCTACCGGACTTGCGTCGGGATTACCCTGATCAATGCACACGGACTGGTTTTTATTGGACGCCGGATCGGCGGCCCCGAGCATGTCGATCAGACTCACGTCTGGCAGATGCCGCAAGGCGGTGTCGATGCCGGCGAAGACACCTGGGCCGCAGCCAAGCGCGAGTTGTACGAGGAAACCAACGTCAAGTCGGTGGAGAAACTCGGCGAGGTGAAAGACTGGCTCACCTACGACATCCCGCGCACGGTCGCCGGACGGGCCTGGAAGGGCCGGTTCCGGGGCCAGAAGCAGAAATGGTACGCGCTGCGCTTTACCGGCAAGGATAGCGAGATCAACGTCGCTTCTCCGGCCGGGCACAAGCCCGAGTTCATTGACTGGCGCTGGGAGCCAATGAAGAATCTCCCGGAGCTGATCGTGCCGTTCAAGCGCCCGGTCTACGAGCGCGTGGTCGAGGAATTCTTGCCGCTGACCTGA